A region from the Pseudomonas sp. P8_229 genome encodes:
- the rhlB gene encoding ATP-dependent RNA helicase RhlB, with translation MTVLKALKKMFGKSEAEQLAPVPSAPSHAPGPRSEAPKAEHPAPVATPKPEPQPATAAEPVSAEAPKPARPRREPKPKAPVIPWKLEDFVVDPQEGKTRFHDFKLAPELMHAIQDLGFPYCTPIQAQVLGFTLAGKDAIGRAQTGTGKTAAFLISIITQLLQTPPPKERYMGEPRALIIAPTRELVVQIAKDAADLTKYTGLNVMTFVGGMDFDKQLKHLEARHCDILVATPGRLLDFNQRGDVHLDMVEVMVLDEADRMLDMGFIPQVRQIIRQTPPKSERQTLLFSATFTEDVMNLAKQWTTDPAIVEIEVTNVANENVEQHIYAVAAADKYKLLFNLVNDNGWERVIVFANRKDEVRRIEERLVRDGINAAQLSGDVPQHKRIKTLEGFREGKIRVLVATDVAGRGIHIDGISHVINFTLPEVPDDYVHRIGRTGRAGADGVSISFAGEDDSYQLPSIEEKLGRKISCETPPTHLLRAVERKRPQ, from the coding sequence ATGACCGTGCTCAAAGCACTCAAGAAAATGTTCGGTAAAAGCGAGGCTGAGCAGCTCGCGCCAGTCCCCAGTGCGCCGTCGCACGCCCCCGGCCCTCGCAGCGAGGCTCCCAAGGCTGAACATCCGGCTCCGGTAGCGACACCCAAGCCTGAGCCGCAACCCGCTACCGCCGCCGAACCTGTCAGCGCCGAAGCGCCGAAACCGGCCCGCCCGCGTCGCGAACCGAAGCCCAAGGCACCGGTCATTCCCTGGAAACTCGAAGATTTCGTCGTCGACCCCCAGGAAGGCAAGACCCGCTTCCACGATTTCAAACTCGCTCCGGAACTGATGCACGCCATTCAGGACCTGGGCTTTCCGTACTGCACGCCGATCCAGGCGCAGGTGCTGGGTTTCACCCTCGCCGGCAAAGACGCCATCGGCCGCGCGCAGACCGGTACCGGCAAGACGGCCGCGTTCCTGATCTCGATCATCACCCAGTTGCTGCAGACCCCGCCGCCGAAAGAACGCTACATGGGCGAACCCCGTGCGCTGATCATCGCGCCGACCCGCGAGCTGGTGGTGCAGATCGCCAAGGACGCCGCTGACCTGACCAAATACACCGGCCTCAACGTGATGACGTTCGTTGGCGGCATGGACTTCGACAAGCAGCTCAAGCACCTCGAAGCGCGTCACTGCGACATTCTTGTCGCCACCCCGGGCCGTCTGCTCGACTTCAACCAGCGTGGCGACGTGCACCTGGACATGGTCGAAGTGATGGTGCTGGACGAAGCCGACCGCATGCTCGACATGGGCTTCATCCCGCAAGTGCGGCAGATCATTCGCCAGACCCCGCCGAAAAGCGAACGCCAGACTCTGCTGTTCTCCGCGACCTTCACCGAAGACGTGATGAACCTGGCCAAGCAGTGGACCACCGACCCTGCGATCGTCGAAATCGAAGTCACCAACGTGGCCAACGAAAACGTCGAGCAGCACATCTATGCAGTGGCCGCTGCCGACAAATACAAACTGCTGTTCAACCTGGTCAACGACAACGGTTGGGAGCGGGTGATCGTGTTTGCCAACCGCAAGGACGAAGTACGCCGTATCGAAGAGCGCCTGGTGCGTGACGGCATCAACGCCGCGCAACTGTCCGGCGACGTGCCGCAACACAAACGCATCAAGACCCTTGAAGGCTTCCGCGAAGGCAAGATCCGCGTACTGGTCGCCACCGACGTGGCCGGTCGCGGTATTCACATCGACGGCATCAGCCACGTGATCAACTTCACCCTGCCGGAAGTACCGGACGACTACGTGCACCGCATCGGCCGCACCGGTCGTGCAGGCGCTGACGGCGTGTCGATCAGCTTCGCCGGCGAGGACGACTCCTACCAGCTGCCGTCCATCGAAGAGAAGCTCGGTCGC
- a CDS encoding alpha/beta hydrolase, producing the protein MTEPLILQPVKPADACVIWLHGLGADRYDFLPVAEALQESLLTTRFVLPQAPTQPVTINGGYEMPSWYDIKAMSPARSIDREQLEASADRIIELIEKERASGIDASRIFLAGFSQGGAVVLHTAYLKWQGPLGGVLALSTYAPTFTDEMELCASQQRIPALCLHGQFDGVVENSMGRSAYEHLVKHGVTVTWQEYPMEHEVLPEEIRDIGVWLSERLR; encoded by the coding sequence ATGACCGAGCCCCTGATTCTTCAACCCGTAAAGCCCGCAGACGCCTGCGTGATATGGCTCCACGGCCTCGGCGCTGACCGCTATGACTTTCTGCCGGTCGCCGAAGCGCTGCAGGAAAGCCTGCTGACTACCCGCTTTGTATTGCCGCAAGCGCCAACCCAGCCCGTCACCATCAATGGTGGTTACGAGATGCCGAGCTGGTACGACATAAAGGCCATGAGCCCGGCGCGGTCGATTGACCGTGAGCAGTTGGAAGCGTCGGCGGATCGCATCATTGAATTGATCGAAAAGGAGCGCGCCAGCGGAATAGACGCTTCGCGGATTTTTCTTGCGGGGTTTTCCCAGGGTGGCGCCGTCGTCCTGCACACCGCCTATCTGAAGTGGCAAGGCCCGTTGGGTGGCGTACTTGCCCTCTCCACCTATGCCCCGACTTTCACCGACGAAATGGAGCTTTGCGCCAGTCAGCAGCGCATTCCGGCTTTGTGCCTGCACGGCCAGTTCGATGGCGTGGTGGAGAACTCGATGGGCCGCAGTGCCTATGAGCATTTGGTGAAGCATGGTGTCACCGTGACATGGCAGGAATACCCAATGGAGCACGAAGTGTTACCCGAAGAAATTCGCGACATCGGCGTCTGGCTGAGCGAGCGTCTACGCTGA
- a CDS encoding amino acid ABC transporter substrate-binding protein, whose protein sequence is MKMLKSTLAVVTAAAVLGVSGFAQAGATLDAVQKKGFVQCGVSDGLPGFSVPDASGKILGIDADVCRAVAAAVFGDANKVKFSQLNAKERFTALQSGEIDLLSRNTTMTSSRDAGMGLKFPGFITYYDGVGFLANNKLGVKSAKELDGATICIQAGTTTELNVSDYFRANGLKYTPITFDTSDESAKSLESGRCDVLTSDKSQLYAQRSKLASPKDYVVLPETISKEPLGPVVRNGDDEWLAIVRWVGYALLNTEEAGVTSKNVLEEAKSTKNPDVARLLGADGEYGKDLKLPKDWVVKIVSQVGNYGEIFEKNLGKGTPLEIDRGLNALWTNGGIQYAPPVR, encoded by the coding sequence ATGAAGATGTTGAAATCCACTCTGGCGGTCGTGACTGCAGCAGCAGTACTCGGCGTCAGCGGGTTCGCTCAGGCGGGTGCAACCCTGGATGCCGTGCAGAAGAAAGGTTTCGTGCAGTGTGGCGTGAGCGACGGTCTGCCGGGCTTCTCGGTACCGGACGCCTCGGGCAAGATCCTCGGGATCGACGCTGACGTCTGCCGCGCTGTAGCCGCTGCCGTATTCGGCGACGCCAACAAGGTCAAGTTCAGCCAGTTGAACGCCAAGGAGCGCTTCACCGCGCTGCAGTCCGGCGAAATCGACCTGCTTTCGCGCAACACCACCATGACCAGCTCGCGTGACGCCGGCATGGGGCTGAAATTCCCGGGCTTCATTACTTACTACGACGGCGTGGGCTTCCTGGCCAACAACAAGCTGGGCGTGAAAAGTGCCAAGGAACTGGACGGTGCAACCATCTGCATCCAGGCCGGTACCACCACCGAGCTGAACGTCTCCGACTACTTCCGCGCCAACGGCCTGAAGTACACCCCGATCACCTTCGACACCTCCGATGAAAGCGCCAAGTCGCTGGAATCCGGTCGTTGCGACGTGCTGACCTCCGACAAGTCGCAGTTGTATGCACAGCGCAGCAAACTGGCCTCGCCAAAAGACTACGTGGTGCTGCCGGAAACCATTTCCAAGGAACCGCTGGGCCCGGTCGTGCGTAACGGCGACGACGAGTGGCTGGCGATCGTTCGCTGGGTTGGCTACGCGCTGCTGAACACTGAAGAAGCCGGCGTGACGTCGAAAAACGTGCTGGAAGAAGCCAAGTCCACCAAGAACCCGGATGTCGCTCGTCTGCTGGGTGCTGACGGTGAATATGGCAAGGACCTGAAACTGCCGAAGGACTGGGTTGTGAAAATCGTTTCGCAGGTCGGTAACTACGGTGAAATCTTCGAGAAAAACCTCGGCAAGGGCACTCCGCTGGAAATCGACCGTGGCCTGAACGCGCTGTGGACCAACGGCGGCATTCAGTACGCACCACCAGTGCGCTAA
- a CDS encoding amino acid ABC transporter permease, protein MQNSIGAPKQRLSLSDPRVRAWLFQIITVVAVVAMGWYLFDNTQTNLQHRGITSGFSFLERSAGFGIAQHLISYTEADSYSRVFVIGLLNTLLVTFIGVILATLLGFIVGVARLSPNWIISKLATVYVEVFRNIPPLLQILFWYFAVFLTMPGPRNSHNFGDTFFVSSRGLNMPAAQMADGFWAFFISVVLAIVAIVLMCRWANKRFEETGVPFHKFWTGLAILLVIPTLCALIFGAPLHWEMPQLKGFNFVGGWVLIPELLALTLALTVYTAAFIAEIVRSGIKSVSHGQTEAARSLGLRNGPTLRKVIIPQALRVIIPPLTSQYLNLAKNSSLAAGIGYPEMVSLFAGTVLNQTGQAIEVIAITMSVYLAISISISLLMNWYNKRIALIER, encoded by the coding sequence ATGCAAAATTCAATCGGCGCACCAAAGCAGAGGCTCAGCCTCAGCGATCCGCGAGTGCGTGCGTGGCTGTTTCAGATCATCACCGTCGTGGCAGTGGTCGCCATGGGCTGGTATCTGTTCGATAACACCCAGACCAACCTGCAGCATCGGGGCATCACCTCCGGTTTCAGCTTTCTGGAGCGCAGTGCCGGATTCGGCATCGCTCAGCACCTGATCTCCTACACCGAAGCGGACAGTTACTCGCGGGTGTTTGTGATCGGTTTGCTCAACACGTTGTTGGTCACCTTCATCGGCGTGATCCTGGCGACCCTGCTCGGCTTCATCGTCGGTGTGGCGCGGCTGTCGCCGAACTGGATCATCAGCAAACTGGCGACCGTGTATGTGGAAGTATTCCGCAACATTCCGCCGCTGCTGCAGATCCTGTTCTGGTACTTCGCGGTGTTCCTGACCATGCCGGGACCGCGCAACAGTCACAACTTCGGCGACACCTTCTTCGTCAGCAGCCGTGGCCTGAACATGCCGGCCGCGCAAATGGCTGACGGCTTCTGGGCGTTCTTCATCAGCGTGGTGCTGGCCATCGTCGCCATCGTGCTGATGTGCCGCTGGGCCAACAAGCGTTTCGAAGAAACCGGCGTACCGTTCCACAAGTTCTGGACTGGCCTGGCGATTCTGCTGGTGATCCCGACCTTGTGCGCGCTAATCTTCGGCGCACCGCTGCACTGGGAGATGCCGCAACTCAAGGGCTTCAACTTTGTCGGTGGCTGGGTACTGATCCCGGAACTGCTGGCGCTGACCCTGGCGTTGACCGTGTACACCGCAGCGTTCATCGCTGAAATCGTGCGCTCGGGGATCAAGTCGGTCAGCCATGGCCAGACCGAAGCGGCCCGTTCGCTCGGCCTGCGCAACGGCCCGACTCTGCGTAAGGTGATCATTCCACAAGCGCTGCGGGTGATCATTCCGCCGCTGACCAGCCAATACCTGAACCTGGCGAAAAACTCCTCGCTGGCCGCCGGTATCGGCTACCCGGAAATGGTTTCGCTGTTCGCCGGCACCGTGCTCAACCAGACCGGCCAGGCCATCGAAGTCATTGCCATCACCATGAGCGTGTACCTGGCGATCAGTATCAGCATTTCCCTGCTGATGAACTGGTACAACAAGCGCATTGCGCTGATCGAGCGGTGA
- a CDS encoding amino acid ABC transporter permease, whose amino-acid sequence MTTHTFKPDMPPPSSSIGVVAWMRANMFSSWLNTLLTLFAFYLIYLVVPPILSWAIFDANWVGTTRADCTKDGACWVFIQQRFGQFMYGYYPTELRWRVDLTVWLAVLGVAPLFISRFARKAVYGLSFLVIYPIVAYFLLHGGVFGLTTVATSQWGGLMLTLVIATVGIAGALPLGIILALGRRSNMPAIRVVCVTFIEFWRGVPLITVLFMSSVMLPLFLPEGMNFDKLLRALIGVILFQSAYVAEVVRGGLQAIPKGQYEAAAAMGLGYWRAMGLVILPQALKLVIPGIVNTFIALFKDTSLVIIIGLFDLLNSVKQAAADPKWLGMATEGYVFAALVFWIFCFGMSRYSMHLERKLDTGHKR is encoded by the coding sequence ATGACAACCCATACTTTCAAACCCGACATGCCCCCACCGAGCAGCAGCATCGGCGTGGTGGCGTGGATGCGCGCGAACATGTTCTCCAGCTGGCTCAACACCCTGCTGACCCTGTTTGCGTTTTACCTGATCTACCTGGTGGTACCACCGATCCTCAGCTGGGCGATCTTCGACGCCAACTGGGTCGGCACTACCCGCGCCGACTGCACCAAGGACGGCGCCTGCTGGGTGTTCATTCAGCAGCGTTTTGGCCAGTTCATGTACGGCTACTACCCGACCGAACTGCGCTGGCGCGTAGACCTCACCGTGTGGCTGGCAGTGCTTGGCGTGGCACCGCTGTTCATCTCGCGCTTTGCGCGTAAAGCGGTGTACGGCCTGAGCTTCCTGGTGATCTACCCGATCGTTGCGTACTTCCTGTTGCACGGCGGCGTCTTCGGTCTGACCACCGTGGCGACCAGCCAGTGGGGCGGGCTGATGCTGACCCTGGTGATCGCCACTGTTGGTATCGCTGGCGCCCTGCCGCTGGGGATCATCCTTGCGCTGGGCCGTCGCTCGAACATGCCGGCGATTCGTGTGGTCTGCGTGACCTTCATCGAATTCTGGCGCGGCGTGCCGTTGATCACCGTGCTGTTCATGTCGTCGGTGATGCTGCCGCTGTTCCTGCCTGAAGGCATGAACTTCGACAAGTTGCTGCGGGCACTGATCGGCGTGATCCTGTTCCAGTCGGCCTACGTTGCCGAAGTGGTACGCGGCGGTCTGCAAGCGATCCCCAAAGGTCAGTACGAAGCCGCTGCGGCGATGGGCCTCGGTTACTGGCGCGCCATGGGCCTGGTGATTCTGCCGCAAGCCCTGAAGCTGGTGATTCCGGGCATCGTCAACACGTTCATTGCGCTGTTCAAGGACACTAGCCTTGTGATCATCATCGGCCTGTTTGACCTGCTCAACAGCGTCAAGCAAGCCGCTGCCGACCCGAAATGGCTGGGCATGGCCACCGAAGGCTACGTGTTCGCCGCCCTGGTGTTCTGGATTTTCTGTTTTGGTATGTCGCGCTATTCCATGCATCTGGAACGCAAGCTCGACACTGGCCACAAGCGTTAG
- a CDS encoding amino acid ABC transporter ATP-binding protein gives MSEAIKKPVGPEGIIQMQGVNKWYGQFHVLKDINLNVKQGERIVLCGPSGSGKSTTIRCLNRLEEHQQGRIVVDGVELTNDLKQIEAIRREVGMVFQHFNLFPHLTILQNCTLAPMWVRKMPKRKAEEIAMHYLERVRIPEQAHKFPGQLSGGQQQRVAIARALCMKPKIMLFDEPTSALDPEMVKEVLDTMIGLAEDGMTMLCVTHEMGFARTVANRVIFMDKGEIVEQAAPNDFFDNPQNDRTKLFLSQILH, from the coding sequence ATGAGCGAAGCAATCAAAAAGCCTGTGGGCCCTGAAGGCATTATCCAGATGCAGGGCGTGAACAAGTGGTACGGCCAGTTCCACGTGCTGAAAGACATCAACCTCAACGTCAAACAGGGCGAGCGTATCGTGCTGTGCGGCCCGTCGGGTTCCGGCAAGTCGACCACTATCCGTTGCCTCAATCGCCTGGAAGAACACCAGCAGGGCCGCATCGTCGTCGACGGCGTGGAACTGACCAACGACCTCAAGCAGATCGAAGCGATCCGTCGCGAAGTCGGCATGGTGTTCCAGCACTTCAACCTGTTCCCGCACCTGACCATCCTGCAGAACTGCACGCTGGCGCCGATGTGGGTACGCAAGATGCCCAAGCGCAAGGCCGAGGAAATCGCCATGCATTACCTGGAACGCGTACGCATTCCGGAGCAGGCGCACAAATTCCCGGGGCAACTGTCGGGCGGCCAGCAACAGCGTGTGGCGATCGCTCGCGCGCTGTGCATGAAACCGAAAATCATGCTGTTCGACGAACCGACCTCGGCACTCGACCCGGAGATGGTGAAAGAGGTGCTGGACACCATGATCGGCCTCGCCGAAGACGGTATGACCATGCTCTGCGTGACCCACGAAATGGGCTTCGCCCGCACCGTGGCCAATCGCGTGATCTTCATGGACAAGGGCGAGATCGTCGAGCAGGCGGCACCGAATGACTTCTTCGACAATCCGCAGAATGACCGTACCAAGCTGTTCCTGAGCCAGATTTTGCATTGA
- a CDS encoding S8 family peptidase produces MVEINFGMQHSRPFALEKNRQLLAVRSHAGTTLAHALCCESADAALEDCELVLHVEDADVHVYKLPRNSDPSQRKALLRELPDVRFAGSVLVDPTTQEAVLYTENIFLKFTDSLKAPDCMAILQELGLTIKQEVPYASNAFFVEHSDACGTDIFTLTGEWLKRDEIQYCHPELLRQGQRRAIHANQWHLKKTTVTYQVEIDASANVEAAHELAQGEGVVIAVIDDAFDIDHPEFAGDGKVVGAQNFDRRNAKQGPRPKNTLERHGTAAAGVACANGEAGASGVAPKASLMPLKLTKPLGARAEADAFFWAADQGADIISCSWGPAEGHWADPADPRHAQVFPLAASTRLAIEYAATKGRNGKGCVIFFGAGNGNECADNDGYSSHPHVIAVGACNDQNRRSAYSDFGKVLWCCFPSGDQQHPDPKFKPATSIPQTRGIRTTDLSTSFAAQTLPAYTESFSGTSSACPGAAGVAALVLGVNPDLDRLTVRQILADCCDKIGHADDGPLGQYDSNGHSHYYGHGRLNALRAVHIALELKGNAG; encoded by the coding sequence ATGGTAGAAATCAATTTCGGTATGCAGCACAGCCGCCCTTTTGCCTTGGAGAAAAACCGTCAACTGCTGGCCGTACGCAGCCACGCGGGAACAACTCTGGCGCACGCGCTTTGCTGCGAATCCGCCGACGCTGCACTGGAAGACTGCGAGCTAGTGCTGCATGTCGAGGACGCGGATGTACACGTCTACAAACTGCCTCGAAACTCGGACCCATCGCAACGCAAGGCCTTGCTTCGAGAGTTGCCGGACGTGCGTTTCGCGGGCAGCGTGCTGGTGGACCCGACTACTCAGGAGGCCGTGCTCTACACCGAGAATATCTTTTTGAAGTTTACCGATTCGCTGAAAGCGCCCGATTGCATGGCCATACTCCAAGAGCTGGGCCTGACCATAAAACAAGAGGTGCCTTACGCATCGAATGCTTTTTTCGTAGAGCATTCCGACGCCTGCGGCACCGACATTTTTACCCTCACCGGTGAATGGCTGAAACGCGACGAGATTCAGTACTGTCATCCGGAACTGCTGCGACAGGGGCAACGACGGGCGATCCATGCCAATCAATGGCACCTGAAGAAAACCACTGTGACCTATCAGGTCGAAATCGATGCCAGCGCCAATGTCGAAGCCGCGCATGAACTCGCACAGGGCGAGGGCGTCGTGATCGCCGTCATCGACGATGCGTTTGATATCGACCATCCCGAGTTCGCCGGAGACGGCAAAGTCGTCGGCGCACAGAACTTTGACCGACGTAACGCCAAACAGGGTCCACGGCCGAAAAATACCCTGGAACGTCATGGTACAGCCGCCGCCGGAGTGGCTTGCGCCAATGGCGAGGCCGGTGCCAGTGGTGTCGCGCCCAAGGCCAGCCTGATGCCGTTGAAACTAACCAAACCCCTGGGAGCACGTGCTGAGGCCGACGCTTTTTTCTGGGCCGCCGATCAGGGCGCCGACATCATTTCTTGCAGTTGGGGACCGGCGGAAGGTCATTGGGCCGACCCGGCTGACCCTCGTCACGCCCAGGTATTTCCCCTCGCCGCCAGCACTCGGCTGGCGATCGAGTACGCCGCCACCAAAGGCCGCAACGGCAAAGGCTGCGTCATCTTCTTTGGAGCAGGCAACGGTAACGAATGCGCCGATAACGATGGCTACTCCAGCCACCCCCATGTAATTGCCGTAGGTGCCTGCAACGACCAGAACCGGCGCAGCGCCTACAGCGATTTTGGCAAGGTGCTCTGGTGCTGCTTTCCCAGCGGCGATCAGCAACACCCTGATCCGAAGTTCAAACCTGCCACCTCGATCCCACAGACCCGTGGTATCCGCACCACGGATTTGAGCACAAGTTTCGCCGCCCAAACGTTGCCGGCCTACACCGAATCGTTCAGCGGCACCTCCAGCGCCTGCCCGGGCGCTGCGGGCGTCGCGGCGCTGGTACTTGGCGTCAACCCCGACCTCGATCGCCTGACCGTACGGCAGATACTCGCCGACTGCTGCGACAAGATCGGTCACGCCGACGACGGGCCGCTCGGTCAATACGATTCAAACGGCCACAGTCACTACTACGGACACGGGCGCCTCAATGCATTACGGGCCGTGCACATAGCGCTGGAGCTCAAAGGCAACGCGGGTTGA
- a CDS encoding FadR/GntR family transcriptional regulator yields MSDISPLIKRSLVDQALDQLRQRITDGVWQVGERLPTEPELCAELGISRNTVREAMRVLAFSGLIEIRQGDGSYLRAVVDPMDTLKALSRCSLEQARETRHILEVEAIGLAALRRTDEDLAALREALGTSGSHYHGDLDTYIACDLVFHRRLVDAAHNPTLSELYRYFSSIVGAQLRQTLNIVPRRQEVFDLHIELLDAVEQRDPERAKAISRQLINEP; encoded by the coding sequence ATGTCAGACATTTCACCTTTGATTAAGCGATCCCTGGTCGACCAGGCTCTGGATCAATTACGTCAACGCATCACCGATGGCGTATGGCAGGTCGGCGAGCGTCTGCCGACTGAGCCTGAGTTGTGTGCCGAACTCGGCATCAGCCGCAACACCGTGCGTGAAGCCATGCGCGTGCTGGCGTTTTCCGGGTTGATCGAAATCCGCCAGGGTGACGGCAGTTATTTGCGGGCAGTGGTCGATCCGATGGACACGCTCAAGGCGTTGTCCCGCTGTTCACTGGAACAGGCGCGCGAGACCCGGCATATCCTCGAAGTCGAGGCGATCGGCCTGGCCGCATTGCGTCGCACCGATGAAGATCTGGCCGCGCTGCGTGAAGCGCTCGGCACCAGCGGCAGCCATTACCACGGCGATCTTGATACCTACATTGCTTGCGATCTGGTGTTCCACCGTCGACTGGTGGATGCCGCGCACAATCCAACCCTCAGCGAGCTGTATCGCTATTTCTCCAGCATCGTCGGCGCGCAATTGCGCCAGACGCTGAACATCGTCCCGCGCCGTCAGGAAGTGTTCGACCTGCACATCGAGTTGCTCGATGCCGTCGAACAACGCGACCCGGAACGGGCCAAAGCCATATCGAGGCAGTTGATCAATGAACCTTGA
- a CDS encoding CynX/NimT family MFS transporter: MNLEAEKSMSRSEISTTPKRTAELEELLIDAEADDEQVQQSHPLVRRPWLLLLGLILVALNLRPALSSMAPLLSDVSKSLGLSAAQAGLLTTLPVLCLGLFAPLAPILARRFGAERVVLGILLALAGGIILRSNFGEIGLFAGSVLGGASIGIIGVLLPGIVKRDFAKHAGTMTGVYTMALCLGAAMAAGSTVPLSEHFDNSWALGLGFWVIPALVAAVFWLPQVGQRHGAHNVAYRVRGLLRDPLAWQVTLYMGLQSSLAYIVFGWLPSILIGRGLTPTQAGLVLSGSVIIQLASSLAAPWLATRGKDQRLAIVVVMALTLGGLFGCLYAPIDGLWGWAILLGLGQGGTFSLALTLIVLRSRDSHVAANLSSMSQGFGYTLASMGPFAVGVVHDWTGGWNAVGWIFGIIGTGAIIAGLGAGRALYVQVQSEKI; this comes from the coding sequence ATGAACCTTGAAGCCGAGAAATCCATGTCCCGCAGTGAGATATCCACAACCCCGAAACGTACGGCGGAACTTGAAGAGCTGCTGATCGACGCCGAGGCTGACGACGAGCAAGTGCAGCAAAGCCATCCGCTGGTGCGCCGGCCGTGGCTGTTGCTGTTGGGGCTGATTCTGGTGGCACTGAACCTGCGTCCGGCGCTGTCGAGCATGGCGCCGCTGCTCAGCGACGTGTCGAAAAGCCTTGGCTTGTCGGCAGCTCAAGCCGGTTTGCTGACCACATTGCCGGTGCTCTGCCTCGGCTTGTTCGCACCGCTGGCGCCTATTCTCGCGCGGCGTTTTGGCGCTGAGCGGGTGGTGCTGGGGATTCTGTTGGCGTTGGCCGGCGGTATCATTTTGCGCAGCAACTTCGGTGAAATCGGCCTGTTCGCCGGCAGTGTGCTGGGCGGTGCGAGCATCGGCATTATCGGCGTGCTGCTGCCGGGCATCGTCAAACGCGACTTTGCCAAACATGCCGGGACCATGACCGGCGTCTACACCATGGCCCTGTGCCTGGGCGCGGCGATGGCGGCGGGTTCAACCGTGCCGTTGAGCGAGCACTTCGATAACAGCTGGGCGCTGGGGCTGGGGTTCTGGGTGATTCCGGCACTGGTGGCTGCGGTGTTCTGGTTGCCGCAAGTCGGACAGAGACACGGCGCGCACAACGTTGCCTATCGGGTGCGCGGGCTGTTGCGTGATCCGCTGGCCTGGCAGGTAACCTTGTACATGGGCCTGCAATCGTCGCTGGCGTACATTGTGTTTGGCTGGTTGCCGTCGATCCTGATCGGTCGCGGACTGACCCCGACCCAGGCCGGTCTGGTGCTCTCCGGTTCGGTGATCATCCAGCTCGCCAGTTCCCTCGCGGCGCCGTGGCTGGCGACCCGTGGCAAGGATCAGCGCCTGGCGATCGTGGTGGTGATGGCGCTGACCCTCGGTGGTTTGTTCGGTTGCCTGTATGCGCCGATCGACGGTCTGTGGGGCTGGGCGATTCTTCTGGGTCTGGGGCAGGGCGGTACGTTCAGTCTGGCGCTGACCCTGATCGTGCTGCGCTCACGGGATTCGCATGTTGCGGCGAACCTGTCGAGCATGTCCCAGGGCTTCGGTTACACCCTGGCCTCGATGGGCCCGTTCGCGGTCGGCGTGGTGCATGACTGGACCGGCGGCTGGAACGCGGTGGGCTGGATCTTCGGCATCATTGGCACCGGCGCGATCATCGCCGGCCTTGGTGCGGGCCGGGCTTTGTACGTGCAAGTACAAAGCGAAAAAATCTGA
- a CDS encoding nuclear transport factor 2 family protein: protein MSEAHAALINRFYQAFQRLDAEAMAACYTDDVVFSDPAFGELRGSDAGDMWRMLITRAKDFSLTFDNVRADERSGGAHWVATYLFSQTGNVVINDIQARFVFRDGKICEHHDHFDLWRWSRQALGFKGLLLGWTPLVRNAVRAQALKGLKAFQASR, encoded by the coding sequence ATGAGCGAAGCCCACGCCGCCCTGATCAACCGCTTCTATCAGGCCTTCCAGCGTCTCGACGCCGAAGCCATGGCCGCCTGCTACACCGATGACGTGGTGTTCAGCGATCCGGCGTTCGGCGAGTTGCGCGGGAGCGATGCCGGCGACATGTGGCGCATGCTGATCACCCGGGCCAAGGATTTCTCCCTGACCTTCGACAATGTCCGCGCCGACGAGCGCAGTGGCGGAGCGCACTGGGTGGCGACGTATCTGTTCAGCCAGACCGGCAACGTGGTGATCAACGATATCCAGGCGCGTTTCGTCTTCCGTGACGGCAAGATCTGCGAGCACCACGACCACTTCGACCTGTGGCGCTGGTCGCGTCAGGCCCTGGGTTTCAAGGGCTTGCTGTTGGGCTGGACGCCGCTGGTGCGCAACGCCGTGCGTGCGCAGGCGCTGAAGGGACTGAAGGCATTTCAGGCGAGTCGCTGA